A stretch of the Lineus longissimus chromosome 10, tnLinLong1.2, whole genome shotgun sequence genome encodes the following:
- the LOC135494307 gene encoding putative nuclease HARBI1, giving the protein MFMRIRQQKVYKNRIDRDEISPATYRKLFRFEKENVEWLAATFLPDTVESRGGCMTPLARMETTLHYLADPGYQTSVAELMGVTQPTVSNCVSSTINSIAEQHPRWIIFPFSDADATLAKERWADKLGFPFTLGAIDCTHVRIDKPGGPFGDEFINRKNFASFNVQATCDEKWSFTSADVGWPGSVHDSRIFQTSELHALVSRNVHGVLLGDSGYGIAPYMMTPFTDPNTPAERYFNREHAKNRVVIEQAFGQLKRRFPTLRYGVRLKLDNVPKCIISCFVLHNIAKVLNDADDFDDEEQEHEVDDQGQEAPAPLAARQLRLQGNQKRQEITNFLYDRHHQRV; this is encoded by the coding sequence ATGTTTATGCGAATTCGACAAcagaaagtttacaaaaatcGCATAGATCGAGATGAGATCTCACCAGCGACTTATCGCAAGTTATTTCGTTTCGAGAAAGAAAACGTGGAATGGCTTGCAGCGACATTTCTGCCCGATACAGTCGAGAGCAGAGGCGGGTGTATGACTCCATTGGCACGCATGGAGACTACGTTACACTACTTGGCGGATCCTGGTTACCAGACAAGTGTGGCAGAGCTGATGGGCGTTACGCAGCCTACCGTTTCCAACTGCGTTTCCAGCACTATAAACAGTATTGCTGAGCAACATCCACGATGGATTATTTTCCCATTTTCTGATGCTGATGCCACCCTGGCAAAGGAGCGATGGGCGGATAAGCTCGGCTTTCCATTTACGCTGGGAGCGATCGACTGCACTCATGTAAGAATTGACAAGCCTGGTGGTCCGTTTGGCGACGAATTCATCAATCGAAAGAACTTTGCCTCCTTTAATGTTCAGGCGACATGTGACGAAAAGTGGTCCTTTACAAGTGCCGATGTAGGATGGCCTGGATCAGTGCACGACTCGCGTATATTCCAAACATCGGAACTACACGCTCTGGTTTCAAGGAACGTTCATGGCGTTCTTCTTGGTGATTCTGGTTATGGAATTGCACCCTACATGATGACACCGTTCACTGACCCAAATACTCCAGCTGAACGATACTTCAACCGCGAACATGCGAAAAATAGAGTGGTAATAGAACAAGCTTTTGGACAGTTAAAAAGACGGTTCCCTACCCTCCGTTATGGCGTCCGACTAAAACTAGACAACGTACCCAAATGTATaatttcttgttttgttttgcacAATATTGCAAAAGTGTTGAACGATGCTGATGATTTTGACGATGAAGAGCAGGAACATGAGGTTGACGACCAGGGTCAAGAAGCACCTGCACCCTTGGCGGCTCGGCAACTGCGACTGCAAGGGAACCAAAAACGCCAAGAGATCACAAACTTCCTGTATGACAGACATCACCAGCGTGTATAA